CCATGTTGTGCAGCTGCATGTCGAGGAATTAGAATATGTAATAAATGTGGGGGTGAACATGAGATTTTTGATTGTAAAGAAAGGGTGGTCAAGTGTGGCAGTTGTGGAGGAGGACATATTGCTGGGAGTCGTGTTTTGATGGAAGGAGATCGAGAAGTTGTAAATAACAGGGAGAAAGTCGACCTATTGTCAGGAGTTTGGTGAGGAGAGGAACCATGCTTGAGCAAGAAGTAAACAATGATAGTAGTGATggtataaatgttttatttttatagaacAAGAGCTGCAACTTGCAATAAGACGAGGGTGTGATTCCACCCCTGGGAGAGATGGTCAAAATCATGGAGGTATTAGAATTAGAAGAGATGAGATGTTGTCTCTTCCTCCCATGTCATCCCGCTGACATCAAGACGATGGTCAAACTCCATTGTAGCATTTTCCTTCCCCTGCTATGTAAGTGACTAGCCTTCTAAGTCAACATTCACTTTCCCTCAGTGTCTTGTTCTGAGTCTTTTGTGACTTGCTtccctgctctgtctctctcctcattgACTCCTCTCTGACTTACCCTTTTCATAGCCTTTGCATTCACCGTCTTGTGATCTCCCCTCTGGTGTAATGTCATTTTCTTCATTAATCCTCAGACTGGCAACTCCAAGTTTAACGTGCATTAAAAAAAGACTTGACTGTTGTTGCTTttgatggaggaaaaacaaaggagtGTGAGGATATTCCATCCAAAGGAAAAATAGATCTTCAAAGCTTTGACACTtgaatgacaccacaggagcagcatagaggcattttcagtttttttctgttgtatctTTACGTTTAAAGAATCGCTcaccatttacttaaattggATTGTATTTGGCAGAATGGTCTTTCAGCTCACATAAAGAtgaaatgtttagttttttcactgTCTATTTGCCAATATTGAATAATAGGATTATGAGACTGTAAAATTCAAGAAATGTCCCCAGCACTGCTTGTTCGATGTGTagtgctgtccatggtgctgatgCAACTGTCAGGATGTGGCAGTTTTTATTCACTAATAACTGACTAAAGGCCACTGACTGTTTGTGAATAAATTGTAGGGTATAATAGACCACATGACTTACTTACATACTCGTCATTCTTACCAATAATAGGCCACTATCAGGTCCCATTCATATCTACTGAGACAAATTtcaagttttatatttaaaaacatgattttggTGTCAAAAGATGTTAAAAAGGTTCTGGATGCTGTGTCAACGTAGGCatgacaacacacaacagacacgtCAACATTGCTGTGATGTTTGGGCTAGCATtaggtgcattaccgccaccttctGGACAGGAGTGTGGTTCAGCACGGTTGATAAATATAATTGGGTTAAATTCTTCTTCTAATTCCCGTGTTTTCCAGTCAACCCTGTATTATACGTCAGCTGGCATTTCCCTAATACCCAGTGTCAAGTCCTCTGGAGTGTCCCTCGGAGTTCCTGGGTCTGGTGCTGGTGCATTGTCTTCCAGTCATACTTCAAACATTTGagccacagagggagagagaacttGTTGCATGCGTGTTCTGGGCTCAAACAATAAACCGTGTCCAATGATTTGTATACCTTTGAGAACCAATTTATTTACATCACAACAATGTTAGTgttgttcatcatcatcatcatcatcattgttctATTCACCTTGGCACATAAGAACCAGTGCATATTCCAGTTCATCAGAGACCAGTGGCTCTAAGCAAATTTAAACACAATACAACCACACACCACTCTGACCCAGTACAATAACAGTTTACTTCCCCAGCACACAGGGGAGGCCGGCTGCTCCTCATCTGGAGCTGAGCCACGTGCACTTCCTTTGAAACTGCTCCTTCCAGTGTTCAAATAATAAACTACACGTGGTCCCCCGGGGCGGCTGCAGAAACATAACATCAAACAAAAGCTATATTATGGCTCCATCACTTTACAACAGCATTACTCCCTGGATCCTCCATATGCATGCTCTCCAGCACATCCTCCAcgtccctgcccccccccctgcacacagcagcagtaGTTTAATCTGCAGTAGGTGTTCAGTCAGTGATGTTCTGAACTCAAATCCACCAGTCATTGCTACAAGATATACAGCAGAGTGTTTAATAGCAGCTGGAGTTACAGAAGTGAAGCATTTTGAATATGCATTTTGTAATTTCTCTAAAGTGATATATTAACAATGATCGATTTTCAAATCTTATGCAGTCAGTGATGATCTTAACTCAAACCCACCAGTTTTTAGCAGAAGTTATGCAGCGAAGTGTTTTTAAGGCAGCCAGAGTTTCAGACTTGaatcccaaccccccccccctcacatttgaatgcttttgtatttatttttgaaagccGGGTGTCGCTAACTCTGCAGGTCAGGTCGCTCCGGACACTTTCACTTCTTCTAAAAGCTGGAACATGCGACCACCGGCCATGTGGAGTCGGCTGGGTTGAGCGCAGAGGAGCGGCTGGCCGATAACAGAGTGTGGACTTCAgcctgaatacacacacacacacacacacatacacacacacacggtccaCAGTGACAGGGTCAGGGGAGAAGGCGGAAGAAGAAGCTCGCAGTGCGACAGTCGTCAAGCGGTGTCGGAGCGCAGCAGCGAGTGGTACATGATGGCTACCCACACAGCCAGGAGGGCAGGCTGGCTGTGAGCTCACCTCGAGCCGCGACCACTTTCCTTCTTGTCGGTGAAAACAGGTACGTGTAGCCCCCCCTCGGTGCGGCTCCTTGCACCCGACCCCCCACACACGCCATGCTAACTGCTAACTGACAACGCTAGCCGAGCAGCTAGCACGCCTCGCCCGTGTTGGCGAACGAGGCACACGGAGATTCTCCTAAAGAAAAATGTTGTGGTCGAAGTGCTGTGGTTTACAGCCACACCCGCTGATGTCGAAACGGGGAGTTTTTATGAAACCAAGCCCGTGAAAGGACTTCTCTCGTAAACACGCTGCTAGTAACAATGTCCTGTGGCACTTCCTGCATTCCTGAGTATTGAAGTAAGGACATTTACACAGTGGCTTGTCTCCTCagtcacctgtgtgtgttgtgtgtgtgggagcagcCAACAGCGACTGTAGATGAACCTGCTGTTATTCTGATGGAGTCTAACCTCACATTAAATGATGGCTTTTCCGTTTGTAATATCACCTGTGGAGACGGTAGGTCATTACTggtgtgatggtggtggtgatggtgttgATGGTAGCAGCTTGTACAttcttgtcttcctctctctctcaggtgtcTGGGCTGCAGAGAGGTGCACTGTGGGTAATCAGCTTCACTGTTCAGTGGTCAATGTGACGGACCGCACCAACGACACATCCAGCCTCACTATGGGTCAGGACAGGGGCAAGTTTGACTTCTACATCGGCCTGGGGTTGGCCGTCAGTTCCAGCATATTCATCGGAGGCAGCTTCATCCTCAAGAAGAAGGGGCTGCTGCGGCTGGCGAGGAAGGGGTCCATGCGGGCGGGTACGGACCCTTTTCTGATCGGTTTTAAGTAACATGACAGATAACCTGACACCAGGGAACACGTTAAACCTGGTCGGCTGCGATCGGGCACTCCCTGATGCAGTTGAGCAACACTGAAAGGCAGCTAAGAGGTCAAACCAGTGGTGGCAGATTAAAATACAAGATGACATTTCAGGCCCGCCCGGTTCTTTCAGCatgtgaagagtgtgtgtgtgcatgtgagcaaACAAGACAGTCTTAAAACCTGGTAATCATTAACCTCATTACTCTTTCCCTTGACCTTTAACTCGTATCCCCTGCAGCTGTCAGGTGTACATAATTCATGGTGTTTAAATTTGCTATAAtatgtctttgtctcctctccagGCCAGGGGGGTCATGCATATCTAAAAGAGTGGCTATGGTGGGCTGGTTTATTATCAAGTAAGTGACGACACtggatttaaatattcaaaGGTTAAGTTGTGTGCGCATGACAAGTTTGGAGCAGAATTTAAGTTTGTTGACAACATTGTTCAGACTTGTAAGTTTGAGCTATTTATTGAAACATTTCACTGAAACACCGTGGAGAACCCTTACACCTAACCTTGATGTCTAAAAATACCAAACCAAGTTTAACTTGGATTGTCAACCTCCTGCAAATTACCACACCCTGCTTGCATGCAAATCTTTCTTTGTACTGAATATAGCTTCAACACACGTTAAGCTTGTGTGTTCAGTAGAGTAAACCTCAGGCAGTATTTCAGTGTCTGCCTTCATTACGACATAGTGATCCTTCTCATATTCACCTGGATGTGTGTTGATCCCTGGCAGTGGGGGCCGGTGAAGCTGCCAACTTTGCAGCCTACGCCTTCGCTCCTGCGACTCTGGTGACGCCACTGGGAGCCCTCAGTGTGCTTGTGAGGTACGGACGATTCACTGCAATAACCATGTCTGACCActtcacatttttttcctttccttggGTTTGTGTAGTGGAGTCATTGTGACTGACTGTATATTATCATATTGCAGTGCGGTGCTGTCATCCTACTTCCTCACGGAACGGCTCAACCTGCATGGGAAGCTCGGCTGCCTGCTCAGCATCCTGGGCTCCACCACCATGGTGATTCATGCGCCGCAGGAGGAAGAGATCAACAGCCTTGAGGACATGGCCAAGAAGCTGGTTGACCCAGGTAGAGTACAAGTTGTGCTTCAGAGGTCCTGTCCATGTGTTTCAAATGAGTTTTGCCTCTTTCCCTCACTTTAGCACATTTAAACACTAAAGCAAATAttcaagtgaaaataaaatattgtttttgaatttaTCCAAGGTAAATAGTTGggaatggcaaaaaaaaaaaagtttaagacttaaaataaattatttgtcCAGATGTATATTATCATTCATTTAATctaactttcctttttttctccagcCTTTTTTATCTTTGCAACTCTTGTCATCATCGTTGCGGTCATCTTCATATTTGTTGTGAGTCCACGCCACGGGCAGACCAATATCCTGGTGTATATCACCATCTGCTCGGTTATCGGGGCACTATCAGTATCCTGTGTCAAAGGACTGGGCATCGCCATAAAGGAAGCGATCGCTGGGAAACCTGTTGCCGGAAACCCGCTAGCCTGGTTCCTGCTCCTGAGTCTGGTGGCCTGTGTGAGCACGCAGATCAACTACCTCAACAAGGCTCTGGACATATTCAACACGTCCCTGGTGACGCCCATCTATTACGTGTTCTTCACCATGTCCGTGCTAACCTGCTCCGCCATTCTTTTCAAGGAGTGGGAGCACATGGGCACAGGCGACGTGATCGGCACCCTCAGTGGCTTCCTCACGATCGTCGTGGGGATCTTCCTGCTCCATGCCTTCAAAGACATCAACGTCAGCCTGGCTACTCTCGCTGTGACaatgaggaaggaagagaaggcCTTTCCTGCAGCCAATGGCTTGGCCTCCCACAGCACCTATGAACTGCTACATAATGAGTCCACTGAGGGCGCGGAGGACAGAGAAATGGGTTTGCCTTTTGAAAGTGTCTCTAGAAGAAACGGGGCAATGACTTCCTCGTTGGATCACTGAGAAACTTCTGTTTCTCCTGTCACCCGACAGACCAGTAATGGCGTTGTTGCCGTGTATGTGAACAATAAGACAATCAACTGTTTGTGAAGAGTGACTTGGACGGACCAGTggattgtatttattgtttaatttgccTTACTTTTCTCCGAATATGACAATGCTCATATTCAGTTGCAGTTAGAACTTAATTTCATTCCTCTGTAGCATTGTAaatatgagttttttttaaaagaaatgtttgttATATTTACATGCATATCCATGCAATGACTTACTTTCTATAAATCAAAGAAAAGTTTTAATATATCTTCTACAGGAACCCCTTCGGACAAGGACTATATTAAAAAGGACACCAACTATGATTTGGGTTTGTCGTGATACTTGAAAGTAACAATACTTTTTCTTGGGCCTCGttctaaacttttttttgtagGGTTTACATGAAAAGCTACAAAGATGAACCAAttgatttgtttcatatttattgaattaaaaggatttaaaacatttggaaCACAAAGCACAAAGAATAATTGCTTAACATGAGTATGAGCTTTGTTACTTTTCAATTTCCTTTAAGCTGTTTAGCATGCATGTTCAACAGTATAGAAAATACAAGTTTACTTTCACCCCCCACTTAAAATAGGTTACTGTTCACCCTTAATATTCCACCACTGCAAACTCTTAAATATTTATCTGATAAAACTAATTTCCCTTCCCTCATCTATAGCTTTATGCaagtataaaaaaagaatagcTCATTCATAAAAGGGGAGATATCTATCATTTAAGGCACAagtgaatacaaaaaaagtGGCCCCACTTCCTTACATCTGATGGTTCTTTGCTAATAAAGACCATAAGTAAATGTGGAGGAATTATTGTAGATGCTGGCAGTGTATGGAACCTCACGCTGCTCCACAGTATCCACACCTCAGCTGCTGGCAAGTGACTGGTGTATCGGAGGCTGGAAGCATCGAACGTGCTCAACCGGCatgttctctccatctccagacTTCATGTACTTGTTCAGGATGGCAAATATCTCATTGTTGAGCATCTGGAATTTGCGGATTCTTTCGACCATTTTCTTAAGTGGCtgaaagtaaaatgaaaaataggGACACACTGAGTATCttgtgatttaaagaaaaacacttccCTATTCTTTTTGtatgaatcatttttttaaaagcgTGGGATAGAAAGTTTTGCTCATATTACATGAGACTCAGTATTGTTTGGGCTTTTATggaatatttcaacattttataaacttCGCTTTCTTGCCAGGAGTAAATAAGACAACACATTTCATGTGCAGTTTGCTTAATTTGAAGCTACAACCAACAACTAGTTAGCTTTGCATAAGAACAGGACGCTCTACACAATTTAAAGTTAGCTGTCACTGTTTTtaagatcaaataaataaaataatgaatacgAGATTACTGACAACCATGGTGGCCCATATGAAGCATGCAAGGTGTGAAGGGGGCATTTCAGAGTAGTTACTGAACAGGACAGTATTTCTATTCCTCATGTTTCTAACTCACCACACTCTTGATAACCTCATCCTTGCCGTCATGTTTCTGGACCTTCAGGAGGTGGTAGCTGAAGTCCAGGATGTCAAAGCGTCTCTGCTGTCCCAGCAGGGCGATGATCATGCAGCCGGCCCAGTGGAGGCCGTCTCCAAAGCACTGCCTGGAAAACAGGAATGTTGCCGTTAGTTAAACTGCGCTGCTTTGAATCCCATTTGGCGGTACATACGTGCGCCCTGATGCACTCACTCCACTGTGAACTCGTGGGCACCCACAGGGATGCAGTAGACAAACTGCATCGCACTCCAGAGACGGTGGAACTCTACACACTCGTCCACGTGCATTACGCCGTTGCCGGGCAGCGGTCCACGCCAGATGGCGTCTTCCAGGAAGCCTCGCACACGCGTGAGGATGACTTCGAACATGGACAAACCACAGCACAGCCTCTCTTTGGTCAAAAGGTCGCCCTCACGAGCAATGGCTATTtgctgaaagagaagagaaacaggagaCCTGTTGGAGGATTCACTCTTAACATGACTGAGTGTCGACACATTCCAGAGATCGGGTCCTGCTCTTTGTCAGACGGACGGTACCTGTGGGGTGCCGAGGCGCTCGATCAGAGGAACCAAATGCAGAGCTGTGTATTTGGCTTCCAAACGCTTCATCTTTGCATCCAAGCGTTCCCCCTCTACACAGTGAGGAAAAGACAATCCGGTTATACATCCAAtgaacatataatatatattcttATCCAGTAcgttcatgttttgtttttacgaCTAGAAAAGTTGACGTCAAAGCCGTCTCAAGTTGCTGACATCATCACTTATAAACcaattaatagtttttaatgtgAACTTGTTAAATGTTACAAACTGCATGTCCATCCAGCACCTCACAGCATAGTTTTTCCTGTCACACCTGATCTTTTTTCTTTGCGCTTCAGCACTATGCAAATATTGGAAAGTGAGTCAAGGTTCTGTTTAAATGCTCTAATCACATAAATATAACCTGTTGTCCATGTTTTTTccacaaacacttaaaaaataGGACCTTCTGAGGAACATGTGGATGCACTGAAAGTCCCGTTAAAGTCCTGTTTCCTCAAAACTACGCTACAAGAGTGAGCCACAACATTCAAATAGTTTTAATGTTTGCCTGACCGGTGCATTTGTTTACATAGTTACAGTCTAGCAGCTGCGTGGAGGGGAGAAGGGTCTTCACTCTTCTCTACTCATAATTTACAATTATTTCAGTAGAGTGAGGTGTTCAGTAAAACAAGCCTCACTCTAAAACAAAAGTAAGTGCGTTTTACTTTAAatggtgttttctttcttgtatTTACCTTTGACGTGGACTCGGGGAAGAATGTTTTGGAAGGGTGCAGCATGCAGCAAATCACAAACTTCTTCTTGtgactggaggagaagaagaattgATTAAAGTGAAATCACCACAGCTTGCATATTAAGTTTGGAATTTTTCTGATCATAGTGTGATCCATACCAGACTCTGCTCGCTCAGCAGACAGAACAGGAGGGCATTGCCAACTTCCCTCAGGTTCTGGAAACAAACCGTCTTGAGCTCAGCGTACTCCACGATGTCCTTCAGCTGGTGGTGAAAGAATTCCAGGATACCTGACAGGAAAAGCAATTATCACATTATTACACATCCACCACACAGCAGCAACCATCCATCACAGCAGTAGGTACACCCTGCTGATTTATAAGCACACACTGCCAGCCATTTGAACTGCCGGCATGAAGGTCAGCTCATTTCCTCACAGAACTTAAGCACATAGGACTCTTAAACGAGGTGTGATGTTCCAACTGCACGGAAAAACTacaacaagagaaaaaaagctCAGCTCCTTGTTCTATTATTTCATGACGATTTGATGCTGCGTTTTATTATTAAAGCAGATGTACTCATGAAAGTATAACAGCTCATGGTGTGTAGCTGCACAGCTCCCTTCTTTCCTGTCATACAGCAATAGCAGGACATTTCTGCTGTGAAGTGCACGCGGCATGTTGACGAAACAGGTGAGAGCCCAACTCTAAAAGAGCAGTGCAGCTCACAAAAAGGAGATGCACCTGTGATGTGTGTCTCAGCCACTGTGGCCCAGACGTAATGCCCTCCTGAATAGACCATGAAAAGCTCATGGCCGACCAATAAGCACATGTAAAATGTTCACCTACCTGGGGAGCCATACTCGTGACGTGGAAGTCTGCAGATCTTGGGCATCACTTCCATCAGGGTCTTCACATACTGCATTATGGTTCCCTGGAGCTGTACCAAAAAGGAACATTATTAACCCGCAGCATATCTTTAAAGGAAATACTTGAGAACAGACAACCCATCTTCTTTTACTGTTGATAACACATCAGTCACCTTGACCGCTAACAAAGACAGCAGCCTTGTTTCACCTGGTACAGCAGCAAGCTTCAGCAGTGACATATTGTCTCCTACAAACTCAATGTCTTACTCACCAGACTTTTGACAaccttcagcagctcctccatcaccacGGCGATGCCCTGGTAGCCCAGCAGTCGACACATGGCCTTGATGTGCGGGGGACCCACAAAGTTCCTGTACGAGTTGTACACGCTGCTGTACGCCAGGTTCAAGGTCTACGAGTTCAGAGGGAAGCAAAGACAACAAGAACACATTTTGAGCTCAGAGGTCTGACACTTAAAACAAAGTTGTATTGTAGAGGAGGATGAATACTGATAAACCCATGAACACCACTTCCTAGGTTTGTCCTCATTAACAAATTAGGACTTGAAGTAAATTAGAGTTGTGTGTGCGAGAGTGTTGATAGac
The nucleotide sequence above comes from Platichthys flesus chromosome 9, fPlaFle2.1, whole genome shotgun sequence. Encoded proteins:
- the nipa2 gene encoding magnesium transporter NIPA2 isoform X1, giving the protein MESNLTLNDGFSVCNITCGDGVWAAERCTVGNQLHCSVVNVTDRTNDTSSLTMGQDRGKFDFYIGLGLAVSSSIFIGGSFILKKKGLLRLARKGSMRAGQGGHAYLKEWLWWAGLLSMGAGEAANFAAYAFAPATLVTPLGALSVLVSAVLSSYFLTERLNLHGKLGCLLSILGSTTMVIHAPQEEEINSLEDMAKKLVDPAFFIFATLVIIVAVIFIFVVSPRHGQTNILVYITICSVIGALSVSCVKGLGIAIKEAIAGKPVAGNPLAWFLLLSLVACVSTQINYLNKALDIFNTSLVTPIYYVFFTMSVLTCSAILFKEWEHMGTGDVIGTLSGFLTIVVGIFLLHAFKDINVSLATLAVTMRKEEKAFPAANGLASHSTYELLHNESTEGAEDREMGLPFESVSRRNGAMTSSLDH
- the nipa2 gene encoding magnesium transporter NIPA2 isoform X2; this encodes MGQDRGKFDFYIGLGLAVSSSIFIGGSFILKKKGLLRLARKGSMRAGQGGHAYLKEWLWWAGLLSMGAGEAANFAAYAFAPATLVTPLGALSVLVSAVLSSYFLTERLNLHGKLGCLLSILGSTTMVIHAPQEEEINSLEDMAKKLVDPAFFIFATLVIIVAVIFIFVVSPRHGQTNILVYITICSVIGALSVSCVKGLGIAIKEAIAGKPVAGNPLAWFLLLSLVACVSTQINYLNKALDIFNTSLVTPIYYVFFTMSVLTCSAILFKEWEHMGTGDVIGTLSGFLTIVVGIFLLHAFKDINVSLATLAVTMRKEEKAFPAANGLASHSTYELLHNESTEGAEDREMGLPFESVSRRNGAMTSSLDH